Proteins encoded by one window of Ulvibacter sp. MAR_2010_11:
- the aroA gene encoding 3-phosphoshikimate 1-carboxyvinyltransferase, translating to MRVLLGQTNKSVAHPTITITGSKSESNRLLVLQALYPNLRLVNLSESDDTHVLRNGLAQKEGIIDILHAGTAMRFLTAYFTSKEGSGVTLTGSERMQERPIAVLVDALQSLGADITYTENEGFPPLKIVGKKLSKASVEIMANISSQYISALLLIAPSLPKGLTLSLEGEITSVPYITMTLDLLNNLGIATTFSENTIKVEPTETIEDTTVIIESDWSSASYFYSLVALSEGLSVTLKSYHSNSLQGDSVVATLYESLGVNTSFNPSEASITLSKKSVKFPKELKLNLSNSPDIAQTIAVTCFALGISCELTGLHTLKIKETDRIAALKTELEKLGAKVHSTEDSLSISVSAKIKEHITVDTYDDHRMAMAFAPLAMKIPITIQDPNVVTKSFPKFWDALAKVGISVDYQ from the coding sequence ATGAGGGTTTTATTAGGACAAACTAACAAATCGGTCGCACACCCTACTATCACCATCACGGGTTCAAAAAGCGAATCCAATCGCTTATTGGTACTTCAAGCCTTGTACCCCAATTTACGGCTTGTTAATCTCTCGGAGAGTGACGACACCCATGTGCTCCGTAACGGGCTGGCCCAAAAAGAGGGGATAATCGACATCCTGCATGCAGGTACCGCTATGCGCTTTTTAACGGCCTATTTTACGAGTAAAGAAGGAAGCGGAGTCACACTTACCGGAAGCGAACGCATGCAGGAACGCCCTATTGCAGTTCTGGTAGATGCATTGCAAAGTTTAGGAGCCGATATCACCTACACCGAAAACGAAGGTTTTCCACCGCTTAAAATTGTTGGAAAAAAACTAAGTAAGGCTTCGGTCGAGATTATGGCCAATATAAGTAGTCAGTATATTTCGGCACTACTTTTAATTGCACCGTCATTACCAAAAGGACTCACGCTATCTTTGGAAGGAGAAATTACATCGGTCCCATACATTACCATGACATTAGATTTGTTGAACAACCTTGGTATAGCGACTACTTTTTCTGAAAATACCATCAAAGTTGAACCTACTGAAACGATTGAGGATACGACCGTAATAATAGAATCAGATTGGAGTTCGGCATCCTATTTTTACAGTCTGGTTGCGTTATCTGAAGGGCTTTCCGTAACCCTGAAAAGCTACCACAGTAACAGCCTTCAGGGAGATTCGGTAGTGGCTACTTTGTATGAATCACTGGGCGTGAATACTTCTTTTAATCCGTCCGAAGCTTCAATTACCCTTTCAAAGAAATCGGTCAAGTTTCCTAAAGAACTGAAATTAAACTTATCAAATTCACCCGATATTGCCCAAACCATTGCCGTTACCTGTTTCGCATTGGGTATTTCATGTGAGCTAACCGGGCTTCATACCCTAAAAATTAAGGAAACCGATAGAATTGCCGCCTTAAAAACGGAATTGGAAAAATTGGGAGCCAAAGTACATAGTACCGAAGATTCCTTGTCGATTTCAGTTTCAGCCAAAATAAAGGAACATATCACCGTCGATACCTATGACGATCATCGCATGGCAATGGCTTTCGCCCCCTTGGCGATGAAAATTCCTATCACAATTCAAGATCCCAACGTGGTAACAAAATCGTTTCCAAAGTTTTGGGATGCCCTCGCTAAAGTTGGCATTTCAGTAGATTATCAATAA
- a CDS encoding nucleotide pyrophosphohydrolase: MNIQNAQAAVDTWIQEHGVRYFNELTNMAQLTEEVGEVARIIARRYGEQSEKESDKNKDLGEELADVVFVVLCLANQTGVNLEEAFAKKLAAKTKRDHDRHHTNKKLK, from the coding sequence ATGAACATTCAAAATGCTCAAGCCGCTGTAGATACATGGATACAAGAACATGGCGTACGTTATTTTAACGAGCTAACCAACATGGCGCAGCTTACGGAAGAGGTTGGGGAAGTGGCTCGTATCATTGCAAGACGCTACGGAGAGCAAAGCGAAAAGGAAAGCGATAAAAACAAAGATCTTGGAGAAGAGTTGGCAGATGTGGTTTTTGTGGTGTTGTGTCTTGCCAATCAGACAGGCGTAAACTTGGAAGAGGCTTTTGCCAAAAAATTAGCCGCAAAAACAAAGCGGGATCACGATAGGCATCACACAAATAAAAAACTGAAATAA
- the dtd gene encoding D-aminoacyl-tRNA deacylase, with product MRVVLQRVKEASVLVEGKVVSAIQQGLLILLGIENEDSREDIEWLAGKIARLRIFSDENDAMNLSILDIHGDIIVVSQFTLHAGTRKGNRPSFIKAARPETAIPLYEAFVLQLENELQKKVQTGVFGAMMDVVLINDGPVTICIDSKNRE from the coding sequence ATGAGAGTAGTATTACAACGTGTAAAAGAAGCTTCGGTGCTAGTTGAAGGGAAAGTCGTTTCAGCCATACAACAAGGACTTCTAATTCTGTTGGGCATTGAAAACGAAGATTCTCGAGAAGATATTGAGTGGTTGGCAGGAAAAATTGCTCGACTTCGTATTTTTTCGGATGAAAATGATGCCATGAATCTTTCTATTTTAGATATACACGGAGATATTATTGTGGTAAGTCAGTTTACACTGCACGCCGGCACCAGGAAGGGAAACAGGCCTTCCTTTATAAAAGCAGCCCGTCCCGAAACTGCGATACCGTTATACGAAGCATTTGTGCTTCAGCTTGAAAATGAGCTTCAAAAAAAGGTGCAAACCGGCGTCTTTGGAGCCATGATGGATGTTGTCTTAATAAATGACGGTCCCGTAACAATTTGTATTGATTCAAAAAATAGAGAATAA
- the rsgA gene encoding ribosome small subunit-dependent GTPase A, with translation MKGVVYKSTGSWYTVKSLQGDFYDCRIKGKFRMQGIKSTNPVAVGDLVVFDVETKGDETVGIISKIEKRENYIIRKSVNLSKQTHIIAANIDIAFLLITLTNPPTFTTFIDRFLVTAEAYHIKAILLFNKIDTYNDDELLEIKFLAALYRNIGYECIGISAKTGKNIDKVKTLMENKVSMFSGHSGVGKSTLINVIEPDLNLKTSEISEQHQQGQHTTTFAEMYDLAFGAQIIDTPGIKGFGVVEMEKEELGDYFPEFFDIKDQCKFNNCLHLEEPQCAVKEALEQGEIAWSRYKSYLQILEGEEENYRKDIHNT, from the coding sequence ATGAAAGGAGTTGTTTATAAGTCTACCGGAAGTTGGTATACCGTAAAATCGTTACAAGGCGATTTTTACGATTGTCGTATCAAAGGAAAGTTTCGGATGCAGGGTATCAAAAGTACCAATCCGGTGGCAGTTGGGGATCTTGTGGTGTTCGATGTTGAAACAAAAGGGGATGAGACCGTTGGAATCATTTCAAAAATTGAAAAGCGCGAAAACTACATTATTCGCAAATCGGTCAACCTTTCAAAGCAAACTCATATCATTGCTGCTAATATCGACATTGCTTTTTTATTGATAACCCTTACCAATCCGCCAACTTTTACAACCTTTATCGATCGGTTTTTAGTCACTGCCGAAGCGTATCATATCAAAGCGATCCTCCTTTTCAATAAAATAGACACCTATAACGATGATGAGCTGCTGGAAATAAAATTCTTGGCCGCATTGTACCGAAATATTGGGTATGAATGTATAGGTATTTCGGCAAAAACAGGAAAGAATATCGACAAGGTTAAAACCTTGATGGAAAATAAAGTATCTATGTTTTCGGGGCATAGCGGAGTTGGAAAATCGACGCTAATCAATGTCATAGAACCCGATTTAAATTTGAAGACTTCAGAAATTTCGGAACAGCACCAACAGGGACAGCACACCACAACCTTTGCCGAAATGTACGACCTGGCTTTTGGAGCACAAATTATAGACACTCCCGGGATAAAGGGTTTTGGGGTCGTGGAAATGGAAAAGGAAGAGTTAGGAGATTACTTTCCCGAGTTTTTTGACATAAAGGATCAATGTAAATTTAATAACTGTTTGCATTTGGAGGAACCTCAATGTGCTGTTAAGGAAGCCTTGGAACAGGGAGAAATTGCATGGTCGCGCTATAAGAGTTACCTTCAGATTTTGGAAGGAGAGGAAGAAAATTACAGAAAGGATATTCACAATACATGA
- a CDS encoding bifunctional 3-deoxy-7-phosphoheptulonate synthase/chorismate mutase type II — protein sequence MENSKNLRNWLDAFGLKHPLVIAGPCSAETEAQVLKIAHQLKETDTTVLRAGIWKPRTRPGNFEGVGALGLKWMQRAKEETGLLTTTEVANANHVDLALQHDIDILWVGARTTVSPFIVQEIAEALRGTSKTVLIKNPVNPDLALWLGAVERFYEAGVQNLGVIHRGFSTYEKTRYRNNPEWQIPIDLQNRFPDLPLILDPSHIAGRRDIIFDLCQTALDLNYDGLMVETHFDPDNAWSDAEQQITPATLHQMTIDLRIRKEEGDAIEFKNKLATLRTKIDVMDHKLLEILGKRMKISDEIGGLKKQNNVAILQTKRWNEILGKMILEGEENSLSEEFILKIFKAIHQESINHQKNVMNAK from the coding sequence ATGGAAAATAGTAAAAACCTCAGAAATTGGTTGGATGCATTTGGTTTGAAACACCCATTGGTAATTGCCGGACCTTGTAGTGCCGAAACCGAAGCGCAGGTATTGAAAATTGCACATCAATTAAAGGAAACGGATACTACAGTATTGCGCGCCGGAATTTGGAAACCCAGAACTCGGCCCGGAAATTTTGAAGGGGTAGGAGCGTTAGGCCTCAAGTGGATGCAAAGAGCCAAGGAAGAAACAGGTCTGTTAACAACCACCGAAGTAGCCAATGCCAATCATGTGGATTTGGCATTACAGCACGATATTGATATTCTATGGGTGGGAGCACGAACCACTGTTTCCCCATTTATTGTTCAGGAAATTGCGGAAGCCTTAAGAGGTACTTCCAAGACTGTCCTCATCAAAAACCCTGTAAACCCCGATTTGGCTTTATGGTTGGGCGCCGTAGAGCGTTTTTACGAAGCGGGCGTACAAAATCTGGGAGTGATCCACAGAGGATTTTCTACCTACGAAAAAACACGATATCGCAACAACCCCGAGTGGCAAATTCCAATCGATTTGCAAAATCGTTTTCCCGATTTACCACTTATTCTGGATCCTTCGCATATCGCCGGAAGACGGGATATTATCTTCGATCTATGTCAGACGGCATTGGATCTAAATTACGACGGACTGATGGTCGAAACCCATTTCGATCCGGACAATGCCTGGAGCGACGCAGAACAGCAAATAACTCCCGCAACCTTACATCAAATGACCATTGACCTTCGTATTAGAAAGGAAGAAGGCGACGCGATTGAGTTTAAAAATAAGCTGGCAACATTGCGTACCAAAATCGATGTCATGGATCATAAACTACTCGAAATTCTAGGGAAACGTATGAAAATATCTGATGAGATTGGAGGCTTGAAAAAGCAAAACAACGTGGCCATCTTACAAACAAAGCGATGGAATGAAATTTTAGGCAAGATGATTTTGGAAGGTGAAGAAAATAGTCTCAGTGAAGAATTCATCTTAAAAATCTTTAAAGCAATTCATCAGGAATCTATTAACCATCAAAAAAATGTAATGAATGCTAAATAA
- a CDS encoding prephenate dehydratase domain-containing protein encodes MKIAIQGIESSFHDMAAQKLFPNRKIQLVPCNSFDQVSREVSNFNADFGVLAIENTIAGSILPNYNLIDSGDFQIVEEIFLNIDMYVMALESESIHDIEEIHSHPVALQQCKDYLQRFPPHCKIIEGKDTASEARRIKENNLKGVAAIAGKQVAEKFGLKILDSKIQNIKENQTRFIVIRRKIDTGVTDANKATLKFVLNHKVGSLSNVLQMLSTFDINLTKIQSLPITGRPWQYAFFVDVLFSDYILFSEVIIMMEKAVKELKILGMYKQNLESNPSHLTHIALDGK; translated from the coding sequence ATGAAAATAGCAATACAAGGAATAGAAAGTTCATTCCACGACATGGCGGCGCAAAAGCTCTTTCCAAATAGGAAGATTCAATTGGTGCCTTGCAATTCGTTCGATCAAGTGAGCCGGGAAGTGTCAAATTTTAATGCCGACTTTGGGGTGCTCGCCATTGAAAATACAATTGCAGGATCTATTCTGCCCAATTACAACCTAATCGATTCGGGAGATTTTCAAATAGTGGAAGAGATTTTTTTAAATATTGATATGTATGTCATGGCATTGGAAAGTGAAAGCATACACGATATTGAAGAAATTCATTCACACCCTGTGGCATTGCAACAATGCAAGGATTATTTACAGCGTTTTCCGCCTCATTGTAAAATAATTGAAGGCAAGGATACCGCTTCAGAAGCAAGACGAATCAAGGAAAACAATCTTAAAGGTGTGGCTGCTATAGCCGGGAAACAGGTAGCCGAAAAATTCGGTCTAAAAATTCTGGATAGTAAAATTCAGAATATCAAAGAAAACCAAACCCGTTTTATTGTCATTCGCAGAAAAATCGATACAGGTGTAACGGACGCCAACAAAGCTACCCTAAAATTTGTGCTCAACCATAAGGTAGGCAGCTTGTCCAATGTATTGCAAATGTTGAGTACCTTTGACATTAATTTAACGAAAATACAATCCTTGCCAATTACAGGTCGTCCGTGGCAATATGCCTTTTTTGTGGATGTATTGTTTTCAGATTATATACTATTTTCTGAAGTAATTATTATGATGGAAAAAGCGGTCAAAGAATTAAAAATATTAGGAATGTACAAACAAAATCTTGAAAGTAATCCCAGTCATCTAACACATATCGCGCTCGATGGAAAATAG
- the gldA gene encoding gliding motility-associated ABC transporter ATP-binding subunit GldA: MSIQVSHITKEYGVQKALDDVTFSIEKGEIVGFLGPNGAGKSTLMKILTTYLKPTEGTAAVNNFTVSEDDLNVQKSVGYLPEHNPLYLDMYVREYLMFNAEIYKIPKEEVEKIIERTGLTPEAHKKIEQLSKGYRQRVGLANALLHNPEVLILDEPTTGLDPNQLIEIRELIKNIGKDKDGKTVLLSTHIMQEVEAICDRVIIINKGRIVLDKKLKELSNSKEQIIEVEFDYRVETEALQQLKKVSKVENPSGFVYNIYFATDSDMRASVFDFAHDNGLKILQLHQKNTSLEKLFIELTTQK, encoded by the coding sequence ATGTCCATACAGGTTTCACATATCACTAAGGAATACGGCGTGCAGAAAGCATTGGATGATGTCACTTTTTCAATCGAAAAAGGAGAAATTGTAGGCTTTTTAGGACCAAATGGCGCGGGGAAATCTACCCTGATGAAGATTCTTACCACTTATTTGAAACCTACCGAAGGAACTGCAGCTGTTAATAATTTTACTGTTTCTGAAGATGATCTTAATGTGCAAAAAAGTGTAGGCTATCTCCCCGAGCACAATCCCTTGTATTTAGATATGTACGTTCGGGAATACCTAATGTTCAATGCCGAAATTTATAAAATTCCAAAGGAGGAAGTCGAAAAAATTATAGAACGCACCGGACTTACACCCGAAGCGCATAAAAAAATTGAGCAGCTTTCAAAAGGGTATCGACAAAGAGTGGGGCTTGCCAATGCACTTTTACACAATCCGGAAGTTTTAATACTCGATGAGCCTACAACAGGTTTGGATCCCAATCAGTTAATTGAAATACGAGAGCTCATAAAAAACATCGGTAAAGACAAGGATGGAAAAACTGTTTTGCTTTCAACACATATAATGCAAGAAGTGGAAGCCATTTGCGATCGAGTGATTATTATTAATAAAGGTCGGATTGTATTAGACAAGAAACTCAAGGAACTATCCAATAGCAAAGAGCAAATTATAGAGGTAGAATTTGATTACAGGGTAGAAACGGAAGCCCTACAGCAGTTAAAAAAAGTATCGAAGGTGGAGAATCCTTCAGGGTTTGTATACAATATTTATTTCGCAACCGACAGTGATATGAGAGCTTCGGTCTTTGATTTTGCCCATGACAACGGTTTGAAAATACTTCAGCTACATCAAAAAAACACTTCGTTGGAAAAGTTATTTATAGAATTGACTACTCAAAAATAA
- a CDS encoding head GIN domain-containing protein has product MIVLTSCTSEFAWDCVQESGPIIEREFNVRQFKKIQVWERVQLIVSQGDFQSVRVETGENLMNEIQVVVKDSILTISDRNSCNWVREYGITKVYVTTPNITEIRNSSGLTVESRGILRFRRLKLISEDITAEGVYHTDGDFNLDLDVGNLNINANGLSKFYLRGKIYSGFFGLFDGDVRIEAAELEVERLYVFHRSTNKMIVNPQDIIRGEIRSLGNVISKNRPRVVEVEELYTGRLIFE; this is encoded by the coding sequence TTGATTGTTCTAACTAGCTGCACTTCCGAATTTGCGTGGGATTGTGTGCAGGAGTCAGGGCCTATCATAGAAAGAGAATTTAATGTTCGTCAATTCAAAAAAATACAGGTTTGGGAACGAGTTCAGCTTATTGTCAGTCAGGGAGATTTTCAGAGTGTTCGTGTGGAGACAGGCGAAAATTTAATGAATGAAATTCAAGTTGTTGTTAAGGATAGTATACTTACAATTAGCGATCGAAACAGCTGTAATTGGGTCCGGGAATATGGTATAACAAAAGTCTACGTAACTACACCCAATATTACAGAAATACGAAATAGTTCTGGTCTTACAGTTGAAAGCAGAGGAATTCTTAGATTTAGAAGATTAAAATTGATATCGGAAGATATAACTGCTGAAGGTGTATATCATACTGATGGAGATTTTAATCTGGATTTGGATGTGGGTAATTTGAATATCAATGCAAATGGACTTTCTAAATTCTACTTGAGAGGTAAAATTTATTCTGGTTTCTTTGGGTTGTTCGATGGGGATGTACGAATTGAAGCTGCAGAATTGGAAGTGGAACGTTTATACGTATTTCATAGAAGCACGAATAAAATGATAGTAAATCCTCAAGATATTATAAGAGGTGAAATTCGTAGTTTGGGTAACGTTATTTCCAAAAACCGGCCTCGAGTTGTAGAAGTAGAAGAATTATATACAGGAAGACTTATTTTTGAGTAG
- a CDS encoding acyloxyacyl hydrolase produces the protein MNRIFCLLIVILCSQLVSAQQNEIKFHSFEANYFTGTIMEHNPDISHLITGHPTGLILSYNRKTYGFEEVEARYNYPDWGVTFIYQDLKNPFLGENYSLYGHFNFYFLNRNLTVGIGQGVAYANNPYDPETNFQNNAYGSRFLSSTILRANFIKENLFEGLGFQAGFGVIHYSNANFKAPNNSTNTLYFNAGLSYQLDPLSFPTYIPETSWRSSNYAERIKYNFAFRTGINEADVNGLGQFPFYTFSVFADKRLNYKSTLQAGVDVYFSDFLIELIRYRSIAFPEDGLTGDEDYRRIGIFVGHELRFHKVAFVSQLGYYVYWPYEFENRVYNRLGIKRYFYRDKLFGSVTVKAHYAKAEAVEFSIGVRL, from the coding sequence ATGAACCGAATTTTTTGCTTATTAATCGTAATTCTTTGCTCTCAGCTTGTTTCTGCACAACAGAATGAAATAAAATTCCACTCTTTTGAGGCCAATTATTTCACGGGGACGATTATGGAGCACAATCCCGATATTTCACATTTAATTACGGGACATCCTACCGGTCTTATTCTAAGTTACAATAGAAAAACCTATGGTTTTGAGGAGGTAGAGGCGCGTTATAATTATCCGGATTGGGGCGTTACCTTTATCTATCAGGACTTAAAAAACCCCTTTTTAGGAGAGAACTATTCGTTGTACGGGCATTTTAATTTTTACTTTTTAAACAGGAATTTAACCGTTGGGATTGGCCAGGGCGTTGCTTATGCCAATAATCCCTATGATCCTGAAACAAATTTTCAGAATAATGCTTATGGGAGTCGGTTTTTGAGTTCGACCATATTGAGAGCCAATTTCATCAAAGAAAACCTTTTTGAGGGATTAGGGTTTCAGGCGGGATTTGGAGTAATACATTATTCGAATGCCAACTTCAAGGCTCCGAATAACAGTACCAATACCTTGTATTTTAATGCGGGATTGAGTTACCAACTGGATCCGTTAAGTTTTCCAACCTACATACCCGAAACTTCCTGGAGAAGTTCAAACTATGCGGAGCGAATCAAGTATAATTTTGCTTTTAGAACCGGTATTAATGAGGCAGATGTGAATGGCCTTGGACAATTTCCATTTTATACATTTTCCGTTTTTGCAGACAAACGACTCAATTATAAGAGCACACTTCAGGCAGGGGTAGATGTGTATTTTTCCGATTTTTTAATCGAATTGATTCGCTATCGTTCAATTGCGTTTCCGGAAGATGGTTTAACAGGCGATGAAGATTATAGGAGAATTGGAATCTTTGTAGGCCATGAATTGCGATTTCATAAAGTAGCATTTGTTTCTCAATTAGGGTATTATGTCTACTGGCCATATGAATTTGAAAATAGAGTCTATAACCGATTGGGAATTAAACGTTATTTTTACCGGGATAAACTTTTTGGAAGCGTAACAGTAAAGGCACATTATGCAAAGGCGGAGGCGGTGGAATTTAGTATAGGAGTGAGATTGTAA
- a CDS encoding pyridoxal-phosphate dependent enzyme, whose protein sequence is MIPKKNEIEAAYLRIQAHVHNTPVLFSSSLNKTIGAEVFFKCENFQKMGAFKMRGAVNAILQLSEKQKQAGVVTHSSGNFGQAVALAARNLGVKAYIVMPSNAPQVKKDAVKGYDGIISESESTIAAREAASEKIIQQTGATFLHPSNNTDVILGNATAALELCNMQPNLNFIIAPVGGGGLLAGTSLASYYFGKNCKTIGAEPMEADDAFRSLQSGRIETNNTANTIADGLKTNLGDINFPIITKLVDEIIRVEESEIISAMRYIWERMKIVIEPSSAVAVAGLFKEKNKFKNKQIGVILSGGNVDLLQLPFGR, encoded by the coding sequence ATGATTCCGAAGAAAAATGAAATAGAAGCTGCCTACCTTCGAATACAGGCGCATGTTCACAATACTCCCGTACTTTTTTCAAGTTCCCTGAATAAAACAATAGGAGCTGAAGTATTTTTTAAATGTGAGAACTTTCAGAAAATGGGTGCCTTTAAAATGCGAGGCGCAGTAAATGCTATTTTACAACTTTCAGAAAAGCAAAAGCAAGCAGGAGTTGTGACCCATTCTTCAGGAAATTTTGGTCAGGCAGTAGCTTTGGCTGCCCGAAACCTGGGAGTGAAAGCCTATATTGTGATGCCTTCCAATGCACCTCAAGTGAAGAAAGATGCCGTGAAGGGATATGACGGGATTATTTCCGAATCTGAGTCGACTATAGCCGCTCGTGAAGCTGCTTCAGAAAAAATTATACAACAAACCGGAGCCACATTTTTACATCCTTCCAACAACACAGATGTTATTTTGGGGAACGCAACCGCCGCCTTAGAGTTGTGCAACATGCAACCAAACCTTAACTTCATTATCGCCCCTGTTGGGGGAGGAGGTCTTCTGGCCGGCACTTCCCTGGCTTCTTATTATTTTGGAAAAAATTGCAAAACAATTGGTGCCGAACCAATGGAAGCAGACGATGCATTTAGATCGTTACAAAGTGGTCGGATTGAAACAAACAATACTGCCAATACAATTGCCGACGGACTCAAAACAAATTTAGGAGATATAAATTTTCCAATTATAACGAAATTGGTGGATGAGATAATACGGGTGGAAGAGTCAGAAATCATTTCGGCAATGCGATATATTTGGGAGCGTATGAAAATAGTTATTGAACCCTCCAGTGCAGTAGCTGTCGCCGGTCTTTTTAAAGAGAAAAATAAATTCAAAAACAAGCAAATTGGCGTCATTCTTTCCGGCGGAAATGTAGATCTTTTACAGTTGCCTTTTGGGCGCTAA
- a CDS encoding Rrf2 family transcriptional regulator, with the protein MLSRKTKYGLKALTYLARNKDNNPVQISVISEAENISQKFLESILLSLRKAGFLESKKGKGGGYYLLKEAKDIPIAGVFRILEGPIAMIPCVSLNFYEKCDDCPDEAQCSVHNLMIQVRDNTLTIFENTSLADLINDSAFE; encoded by the coding sequence ATGTTATCGCGAAAAACAAAATACGGACTCAAAGCGCTTACTTATTTGGCTAGAAATAAGGATAACAACCCTGTACAAATATCTGTTATTTCGGAAGCAGAAAACATCTCTCAAAAATTTCTTGAGAGTATACTACTCTCATTGCGAAAAGCCGGATTCTTAGAATCTAAAAAAGGAAAAGGAGGCGGCTATTACTTGCTAAAAGAAGCTAAAGATATTCCAATAGCGGGCGTATTCAGGATTTTGGAAGGTCCAATTGCAATGATTCCCTGTGTGAGTTTAAACTTTTACGAAAAATGTGACGATTGTCCCGATGAGGCACAATGCAGTGTCCACAATTTGATGATTCAGGTGCGGGATAATACACTTACCATTTTCGAGAATACCTCCCTGGCCGATCTTATTAATGACAGTGCTTTTGAATAG
- the metF gene encoding methylenetetrahydrofolate reductase [NAD(P)H], translated as MKVLEHIQNGNGKTQFSFEILPPLKGQNIQSIFDSIDPLMEFKPPFIDVTYHREEYVYKELENGFLEKKVVRKRPGTVGICAAIQNRYEVDAIPHILCGGFTKEDTENFLIDLDFLGIDNVMALRGDAVKTETYFTPEKKGHAYAEELVKQIRSLNNGEYLDAEILNQAQTNFCIGVAGYPEKHMEAPNMESDIHFLKKKITNGASYIVTQMFFDNEKFFSFVQKCRDAGITVPIIPGLKPLASKKQLNLIPQRFNANLPETLIKEVLKCNNNDDVRQVGIDWCTAQSKELMQHDIPFLHYYSMGKSDNIKAIASQLF; from the coding sequence ATGAAAGTACTGGAACATATACAAAACGGAAACGGAAAAACACAGTTCTCATTCGAAATTTTACCCCCCTTGAAAGGGCAAAACATACAATCTATTTTTGACAGTATCGATCCGTTGATGGAATTTAAACCTCCTTTTATAGATGTAACCTATCACCGGGAAGAATATGTGTATAAGGAACTGGAAAACGGCTTTCTGGAAAAAAAGGTAGTTCGCAAAAGGCCCGGAACGGTGGGAATTTGTGCGGCAATCCAAAACCGCTATGAAGTAGATGCCATTCCGCATATTTTGTGCGGGGGCTTTACCAAGGAGGATACCGAGAATTTTTTAATCGATTTAGATTTTTTGGGGATTGACAATGTGATGGCACTTCGCGGCGATGCAGTGAAAACTGAAACCTATTTCACGCCCGAAAAAAAGGGACATGCCTATGCCGAAGAATTGGTAAAACAGATTAGATCCTTAAACAACGGAGAGTATCTTGACGCCGAAATTCTCAATCAGGCGCAGACCAATTTTTGTATTGGGGTTGCAGGCTATCCCGAAAAGCATATGGAAGCTCCCAATATGGAAAGCGATATTCACTTTTTAAAAAAGAAGATAACCAATGGCGCTTCTTACATAGTAACTCAGATGTTTTTTGACAATGAAAAGTTCTTCAGTTTCGTTCAAAAATGCCGTGACGCAGGAATTACCGTACCCATTATACCCGGCTTAAAGCCTTTGGCTTCCAAAAAGCAGCTCAATTTAATTCCGCAGCGATTTAATGCCAATTTGCCGGAGACCCTCATAAAAGAGGTTTTAAAATGTAACAATAATGACGATGTGAGACAAGTAGGGATAGATTGGTGTACTGCGCAAAGCAAAGAATTGATGCAACACGACATCCCGTTTTTACATTATTATTCCATGGGAAAGAGTGACAATATAAAGGCAATTGCTTCGCAATTATTTTAA